A portion of the Mycobacterium paraseoulense genome contains these proteins:
- a CDS encoding DUF2357 domain-containing protein, whose translation MRRFSALRRERDGVVVTIVASEERESWDDAWPLAAGWCGIASPHGTGMCIEEDRDAVRVVLEEQTTYTVRVAGATCERAGFGEPRVQAVSAAQAPEAVFRLETGNLIGLTTIVFDPTSPEDESAVAARIRVRKLVDPDADFAWLVMSVVKAIRALALTVASPTALKTARSIRATSYAYEDLIFLRSIANDVSQAVEQISRNPHRRVIRRVESMDAWLAPEIAPAQLASIATDPRSIARVSEIEQRRLVSPGARRTFTRSEQHFGPVRLPASRREVDYDTYENRFVRFVVTNFRQRALSIADAARRAGTPSLARDADDIAVRFASLLRLTPFAEVGDLTTFAFTSQVLLREDAYNRLLRLYREFVLTTDVVWDRFRTLQENRDVARLYEMWVFLETVSAVGSVLGHEAQAEDSATALIRTLPDGLHVNLAEGRRSSVAFLLPDGHVRVTYNQTYRHASKDPRALGTAASYSLSLRPDVSIEVRRGLSHRRIFLDAKYRVDGFSAALMSDEDEDDGQPGQQGTFKPSDLHKMHTYRDAIGDAFAAVAVYPGVKQRLYPPTRADFTARGGVGAVPLRPGDSYDPDVFVQEVSALMRATWASMSSSAAADAVTG comes from the coding sequence ATGAGACGCTTCTCTGCGCTCCGTCGCGAGCGAGATGGCGTTGTCGTCACCATCGTCGCGTCCGAGGAACGCGAGTCGTGGGACGACGCGTGGCCCTTGGCCGCAGGTTGGTGCGGGATCGCATCACCCCACGGGACCGGAATGTGCATCGAAGAGGACCGTGACGCCGTCCGAGTAGTCCTCGAGGAACAGACAACCTATACGGTGCGCGTGGCCGGTGCGACATGTGAGCGCGCTGGATTCGGCGAGCCACGTGTGCAGGCCGTCTCCGCTGCGCAAGCCCCCGAGGCCGTCTTCCGACTGGAGACCGGGAACCTGATCGGGCTCACGACGATAGTCTTCGACCCGACCAGTCCAGAGGACGAGTCCGCGGTCGCAGCCAGGATCCGAGTGCGCAAGCTGGTCGATCCGGACGCGGACTTCGCCTGGCTCGTCATGAGCGTGGTCAAGGCGATCCGGGCACTCGCGCTCACGGTCGCGAGTCCGACAGCGCTGAAGACCGCTCGGAGCATACGCGCAACCTCCTACGCATACGAAGACCTGATCTTTTTGCGTTCGATCGCAAATGATGTCTCGCAGGCCGTGGAGCAGATCTCCCGCAACCCGCATCGCCGGGTGATCCGGCGTGTCGAATCGATGGACGCCTGGCTGGCTCCGGAGATCGCTCCAGCCCAGCTCGCGTCGATCGCGACGGACCCACGATCGATCGCGAGGGTCTCCGAGATCGAGCAGCGGCGTCTCGTGTCGCCCGGGGCGCGGCGGACATTCACCAGATCCGAGCAGCACTTCGGACCGGTGCGCCTGCCTGCAAGCCGGCGAGAAGTCGACTACGACACCTACGAGAACCGCTTCGTTCGCTTCGTGGTGACGAACTTCCGACAGCGGGCCCTCAGTATTGCCGACGCCGCTCGACGAGCCGGCACGCCTTCGCTCGCCCGAGACGCCGACGACATCGCCGTGCGCTTCGCATCACTGCTCCGGCTCACGCCCTTCGCGGAGGTCGGTGACCTCACGACCTTCGCCTTTACCTCACAGGTCCTCTTGCGGGAGGACGCGTACAACCGGTTGCTACGTTTATATCGGGAGTTCGTGCTCACCACGGATGTCGTCTGGGACCGGTTCCGGACACTTCAGGAGAACCGCGACGTGGCCCGCCTGTACGAGATGTGGGTTTTCCTCGAGACTGTCTCTGCCGTGGGATCGGTGCTTGGCCATGAAGCACAGGCCGAGGACTCGGCGACCGCGCTCATCCGCACACTCCCCGACGGCCTTCACGTCAACCTCGCCGAGGGCCGGAGGAGTTCGGTAGCGTTCCTCTTGCCTGATGGTCACGTGCGAGTCACGTACAACCAGACGTATCGGCATGCCAGCAAGGACCCCCGCGCTTTAGGGACCGCCGCTTCGTACTCGCTGAGCCTCCGCCCGGATGTCTCGATCGAGGTGCGACGCGGATTGAGCCACCGACGGATTTTCCTCGACGCGAAGTACCGCGTCGACGGATTCAGTGCCGCGCTCATGAGTGACGAGGACGAGGACGACGGGCAGCCTGGCCAACAAGGCACCTTCAAACCGAGCGATCTCCACAAGATGCACACATACCGCGACGCTATCGGGGATGCGTTCGCAGCGGTGGCGGTATATCCGGGGGTGAAGCAGCGGCTGTACCCACCGACGAGGGCTGACTTCACCGCGAGGGGTGGCGTCGGGGCCGTCCCCCTCCGGCCCGGCGACTCATATGACCCGGACGTGTTTGTCCAAGAGGTCTCGGCGCTCATGAGGGCAACCTGGGCGTCGATGAGCTCGTCCGCAGCCGCGGACGCTGTTACCGGCTGA
- a CDS encoding CsbD family protein, producing the protein MGVTDKVKNAAQDVAGKAKEQAGKVTGDKDTEGEGKKDQTKSSVKKAGENVKDAFK; encoded by the coding sequence ATGGGAGTAACCGATAAGGTCAAGAATGCCGCTCAGGACGTCGCGGGTAAAGCCAAGGAGCAGGCCGGCAAGGTCACTGGCGACAAGGACACCGAGGGCGAAGGCAAGAAGGACCAAACCAAGTCCAGCGTGAAGAAGGCCGGCGAAAACGTCAAGGACGCATTCAAGTAA
- a CDS encoding fatty acid desaturase family protein, which produces MAIADVAEYAHLSAADVEALAVELHAIRLDIEVSRGEKDRIYILRTIAIQRCLDLAARVVIGAGRSRTGWVLGTLALAAAKSIENMELGHNIGHGQWDWMNDPEIHSTTWEWDMVGLSSQWRYSHNYRHHVFTNVVGVDDDLGYGVLRVTRDQPWKPSNLLQPLRHLLLAVTFESGIALHDLYSEHERAGTDAEKSAHTRALLRKIARQAGKDYLLFPALGGRRWRRVLFGNALANLLRNLWAYAVICCGHFADGAEKFTPDALEGETKPQWYLRQMLGSANFRAGPVMAFMSGNLCYQIEHHLFPDLPSNRYAQIAQRVQALCAKYDLPYTTGPLAYQYLLTLRTIIKLALPDRFLRATSDDAPETASEDRFGSLMTRPGLGGANPIACRRGLATAIRRNQRHPSSCRRVAASAR; this is translated from the coding sequence ATGGCCATCGCAGACGTCGCCGAATACGCCCATCTGAGCGCCGCGGACGTCGAGGCACTCGCCGTCGAGTTGCACGCGATCCGTCTCGACATCGAGGTTTCGCGCGGCGAAAAGGACAGGATCTACATCCTGCGCACCATCGCTATTCAACGCTGCCTCGACCTCGCCGCCCGTGTGGTGATCGGTGCCGGCCGCAGCAGGACCGGGTGGGTGCTCGGGACGCTCGCGCTGGCCGCGGCGAAGAGCATCGAGAACATGGAACTGGGCCACAATATCGGCCACGGTCAGTGGGATTGGATGAATGACCCCGAAATCCACTCCACCACCTGGGAGTGGGACATGGTGGGGCTGTCCTCGCAATGGAGGTACTCCCACAACTACCGTCATCACGTGTTCACCAACGTCGTGGGCGTCGACGACGACCTCGGGTACGGCGTTCTGCGGGTCACCCGCGACCAACCGTGGAAGCCCAGCAATCTGCTGCAGCCGCTGCGACATCTGTTGTTGGCAGTTACTTTCGAATCGGGTATCGCACTGCACGATCTGTACTCCGAACATGAGCGCGCGGGGACTGACGCCGAAAAATCCGCTCACACCCGAGCTTTGCTCCGCAAAATCGCCCGCCAGGCAGGCAAAGACTACCTGCTCTTCCCCGCGCTCGGCGGGCGGCGCTGGCGGCGCGTCTTATTCGGAAACGCGCTCGCCAACCTGCTGCGAAACCTGTGGGCGTATGCGGTGATCTGCTGTGGCCACTTCGCCGACGGAGCCGAGAAATTCACCCCCGATGCCCTGGAGGGTGAGACCAAGCCGCAGTGGTATCTGCGACAAATGTTGGGTAGCGCCAACTTTCGCGCCGGGCCGGTGATGGCGTTTATGAGCGGGAACCTCTGCTACCAGATCGAACACCACCTTTTCCCTGATCTGCCGAGTAACCGCTACGCGCAGATCGCCCAACGGGTGCAGGCGCTCTGTGCCAAATACGACCTGCCCTACACCACCGGCCCGCTCGCCTACCAGTACCTACTCACCCTGCGAACGATCATCAAACTGGCCCTGCCCGACCGGTTCCTGCGCGCCACCTCCGACGACGCGCCCGAAACCGCCTCCGAGGACAGATTCGGCAGCCTCATGACACGGCCCGGTCTGGGGGGCGCCAACCCCATCGCATGCCGACGCGGACTGGCCACCGCGATCCGCCGCAACCAACGACACCCATCATCATGCCGCCGAGTCGCCGCGAGTGCTCGATGA
- a CDS encoding DUF6131 family protein, with protein MIILGIILIVLGLLLPSLVPTFAFAHICLVIGVILLVVGLLLMVAGRMGHAVGGRRHYY; from the coding sequence ATGATCATTCTCGGAATCATCCTTATCGTCCTCGGGCTGCTCCTGCCTAGCCTCGTCCCTACCTTTGCCTTCGCCCATATTTGCTTGGTCATCGGGGTCATCCTCCTCGTCGTCGGCTTGTTGCTGATGGTCGCGGGACGGATGGGACACGCCGTCGGTGGCCGGCGCCACTACTACTAA
- a CDS encoding CsbD family protein, with translation MSIGKKIAHKLEGAKGVTKKIFGRATGNTRLRTEGRADQFKGNTKQAGAKMKDAFKH, from the coding sequence ATGAGCATAGGTAAGAAGATCGCCCACAAGCTCGAAGGGGCCAAGGGCGTCACCAAGAAGATCTTTGGCCGGGCCACGGGTAACACCCGCCTGCGCACCGAGGGACGCGCCGATCAGTTCAAGGGCAACACCAAACAAGCAGGGGCAAAGATGAAGGACGCCTTCAAACACTGA
- a CDS encoding TetR/AcrR family transcriptional regulator C-terminal domain-containing protein, translated as MARQSTRPDGGADDEDPFAAGRDNGQLNRSVILQTALRIVDRDGVDGLSMRRLSEAVGKDPVMLYRHVPNKAAVLDGIAEIVLAQLTVNSTDPDWAGQLRTVARDFRQLALSHPNVVPLLVTRPLATPLGQRPPGMLRPLEDVLALLTSAGFTGEDALHIYRVLFGYLHGHILNELQEVIERPEETDDVLRLGLHRLAITEFPQLRALAPALASYDGAAELDRFLDLLLPGMTATLTGRDGQPPTI; from the coding sequence ATGGCGAGACAGTCGACCAGGCCCGATGGGGGCGCTGACGACGAGGACCCGTTCGCCGCCGGCAGAGACAACGGTCAGCTCAACCGATCCGTGATCTTGCAGACCGCGCTAAGGATCGTGGACCGCGACGGTGTGGACGGACTGTCGATGCGCCGCCTCAGCGAAGCGGTGGGCAAAGATCCGGTGATGCTCTACCGGCACGTCCCAAACAAAGCCGCAGTCCTCGACGGTATCGCCGAGATCGTGCTCGCACAGCTAACCGTGAACAGTACCGATCCGGACTGGGCCGGTCAGCTGCGTACCGTCGCGCGCGACTTCCGTCAATTGGCCCTGTCGCATCCCAACGTGGTTCCGCTGCTGGTCACTCGACCGTTGGCCACCCCGCTCGGGCAGCGGCCACCAGGAATGCTGCGGCCACTAGAGGACGTCCTCGCACTGCTCACCTCTGCCGGCTTCACCGGCGAGGATGCCCTGCACATCTACCGGGTGCTGTTCGGCTACCTGCACGGCCACATCCTCAATGAGTTGCAGGAGGTTATCGAGCGCCCCGAGGAAACCGACGATGTGCTCCGGCTCGGCCTGCACCGACTCGCGATCACCGAATTCCCTCAACTGCGCGCCCTGGCACCCGCCCTAGCCTCCTACGACGGCGCCGCCGAACTGGACCGCTTCCTCGATCTGCTACTCCCCGGCATGACTGCAACCCTCACCGGCCGCGACGGACAACCCCCAACCATCTGA
- a CDS encoding STAS domain-containing protein, translating into MNTFLAPSALPDSGFLSQPWEGRSAQLASRRLRSSVAVIRAYGGIDASNADTLTEYTFGHLMRCRGLILDLRDLNFFGTEGFLALHRVSVYCGRAGIGWAIVSGEAVSRMLRIGDPQGLLPAASTLEAAMAIVQDQPHRPPQPITSRREPGQSSRCERTVCLVCGGTQQVRHEQRTLPEAIAKLDGPALTVVDPGVRRCEI; encoded by the coding sequence ATGAATACTTTTCTCGCCCCCTCCGCGCTGCCGGACAGCGGCTTTCTTTCCCAGCCGTGGGAGGGTCGTTCCGCACAGTTAGCCAGTCGTCGCCTCAGGTCGTCCGTAGCTGTCATCAGAGCTTACGGCGGCATCGACGCATCCAACGCTGACACTCTGACCGAGTACACGTTCGGGCATCTGATGCGTTGCCGCGGGCTGATCCTTGATCTGCGCGACCTGAATTTCTTTGGAACCGAAGGTTTCTTGGCGCTGCACAGGGTCTCTGTCTACTGCGGGCGCGCCGGCATAGGCTGGGCAATAGTATCCGGTGAGGCCGTCTCCCGGATGCTGCGGATCGGCGACCCACAGGGCTTGCTGCCCGCCGCCAGCACGCTTGAGGCAGCGATGGCCATCGTCCAAGACCAGCCTCACCGCCCACCACAGCCCATCACGAGCCGTAGGGAACCCGGGCAATCCTCGAGATGCGAACGCACGGTGTGCTTAGTCTGCGGCGGTACACAACAGGTCCGGCACGAACAGCGGACCTTGCCAGAGGCGATCGCCAAGCTCGATGGTCCTGCGTTGACGGTGGTTGACCCTGGAGTTCGAAGATGCGAGATCTGA
- a CDS encoding phage major capsid protein translates to MRHSDNQGTGDCRRGCAEARACLHDRPITVAAKKLAAHTGVSWEILSDWDRFVTYVQQELTRQVINVENSELILGDGTATHLTGFLSSSGILTATIGTDTALDAVEKEIASLRTGAALAEANLVVMHPSTFCAVRRSKDSQGRYLLNADPSAEQANQVWGIDVVATTQIAASTTLVLDTNKFGFVVLREAIVLRTGSDGNDFTSNIVRFVCEERLNLAVERLSAVLSLTGLPTA, encoded by the coding sequence GTGCGCCACAGCGACAACCAGGGCACCGGCGATTGTCGCCGAGGGTGCGCAGAAGCCCGAGCTTGTTTACACGACCGACCAATCACCGTTGCCGCAAAGAAACTCGCGGCACACACCGGCGTGTCGTGGGAGATTCTGAGCGATTGGGACAGGTTCGTCACCTACGTTCAGCAGGAGTTGACCCGGCAGGTTATCAACGTCGAAAACTCCGAGCTGATCTTGGGCGACGGCACCGCAACACATCTCACCGGATTCCTTTCCTCGTCAGGCATCCTCACCGCGACGATCGGCACCGACACGGCCCTTGATGCGGTGGAGAAGGAGATAGCGTCGCTGCGAACCGGTGCGGCACTGGCCGAGGCGAATCTTGTTGTGATGCACCCGTCTACGTTCTGCGCTGTGCGAAGGTCGAAAGACTCACAGGGTCGTTACCTATTGAACGCGGACCCGAGCGCCGAGCAGGCCAATCAGGTCTGGGGGATCGACGTTGTCGCCACCACGCAGATCGCGGCGAGTACCACGCTTGTGTTGGACACCAACAAATTTGGATTCGTCGTGCTGCGTGAGGCTATCGTGTTGCGCACCGGGTCGGACGGTAACGACTTCACGTCCAACATTGTCCGGTTCGTCTGCGAGGAGCGACTGAATCTCGCGGTGGAACGTCTGAGCGCGGTGCTGTCGCTGACCGGACTGCCGACAGCGTAA
- a CDS encoding DUF1906 domain-containing protein produces the protein MQELSVSAQRSRPLPRRDVLRYAIAISALPALYAASTTATARAVVGATPTLVDFAARQIPAQQIRAAGHSGVINYVSLSRPGSSMGAKPITRSYAEQLTAAGLIIVSNYQYGKPGGTAPSDFRRGFEGGVADARTAWKLHTEAGGGQSAPIFFSIDEDISHDTWKNLALKWFRGINSALGVQRTGVYGGIDVCRWAAADGVIGNSSTPGHRWAWQTKAWSRGQVDQAAVLYQRVVSTPSNPGPVVGGLQVDVNDVLAADCGQWNLHR, from the coding sequence ATGCAGGAGTTGTCGGTGAGTGCGCAGCGGTCGCGCCCTCTCCCCCGGCGCGACGTATTGCGCTACGCCATCGCTATCTCTGCCCTGCCGGCGCTGTATGCGGCATCGACAACCGCCACGGCCCGCGCCGTCGTCGGCGCCACCCCCACATTGGTCGACTTCGCCGCGCGCCAAATTCCGGCGCAGCAGATCAGAGCCGCCGGCCACTCCGGGGTCATCAACTACGTCTCGCTGTCGCGTCCCGGCTCATCCATGGGCGCCAAGCCGATCACGCGGTCCTACGCCGAGCAGCTGACCGCAGCGGGGCTCATCATCGTCAGCAATTACCAATACGGGAAGCCGGGTGGGACGGCGCCATCGGACTTCAGGCGTGGATTCGAGGGCGGCGTTGCCGATGCGCGCACCGCCTGGAAGCTGCATACCGAGGCGGGTGGTGGCCAGAGCGCCCCGATCTTCTTCAGCATCGACGAGGACATCAGCCACGACACCTGGAAGAATTTGGCGCTCAAGTGGTTTCGCGGCATCAACTCGGCGCTCGGGGTGCAGCGCACCGGCGTCTACGGCGGGATTGATGTGTGCCGATGGGCCGCCGCCGATGGCGTTATCGGGAATTCAAGCACCCCCGGCCACCGATGGGCCTGGCAAACCAAGGCCTGGTCCCGCGGGCAGGTCGACCAGGCCGCCGTTCTCTACCAACGCGTGGTGAGTACGCCGTCGAATCCCGGCCCGGTAGTCGGGGGGCTCCAAGTCGACGTCAACGACGTCCTTGCCGCGGATTGCGGTCAGTGGAACCTACATCGGTGA
- a CDS encoding metal-dependent hydrolase: MPEVQLHHEGHPLYRRMVRFDWSKTPLHWVPDDPFSTHMMNVLHLLLPEGERHFIKAVLEASSLVDDPELEAAIKPFIQQESWHAWAHQVVLDHLAQQGIDTKPYTDRLGKMLSLTLGDPPKFFPPPLKRWWLYRRLADVAALEHFTAMLGQWVLTNRGLDYARTDPMMLDLLRWHGAEEVEHRSLVFDVYQHVCGNYFIRAFSMLFTAPLFIGWWVAGAKYLMAHDPTIDQKWRWRDWLWAAREYRLPGPWKLLVTTPVRYMRPSHHPNDEADTQMAIDYLEYSPAAKDARERARSHGKSPDQTKGIQTSGHGARKAEAR; encoded by the coding sequence ATGCCCGAGGTCCAACTTCACCACGAGGGACACCCCCTGTATCGCCGGATGGTCCGGTTCGATTGGTCGAAGACGCCACTGCACTGGGTGCCCGACGACCCGTTCTCGACCCACATGATGAACGTCTTGCATCTGCTGCTGCCCGAAGGGGAGCGGCACTTCATCAAAGCTGTTCTCGAGGCGTCCTCGCTGGTCGACGACCCGGAGCTGGAGGCGGCGATCAAGCCGTTCATCCAGCAGGAGTCCTGGCACGCCTGGGCGCACCAGGTGGTGCTGGACCATTTGGCACAACAGGGCATCGACACCAAGCCGTACACCGACCGGCTCGGCAAAATGCTGTCGCTGACACTGGGTGATCCACCCAAGTTCTTCCCACCGCCGTTGAAGCGGTGGTGGCTCTACCGGCGGCTGGCCGATGTGGCGGCGCTGGAGCATTTCACGGCGATGCTGGGCCAATGGGTGCTGACGAACCGGGGCCTGGACTATGCGCGCACCGACCCCATGATGCTTGACCTGCTGCGCTGGCACGGCGCGGAGGAGGTCGAGCACCGCTCGCTGGTCTTCGACGTCTACCAACACGTCTGCGGGAACTACTTCATCCGAGCGTTCTCGATGTTGTTCACCGCGCCGCTGTTCATCGGGTGGTGGGTCGCCGGAGCCAAGTACCTGATGGCTCACGACCCGACTATCGATCAAAAGTGGCGCTGGCGCGACTGGCTCTGGGCCGCCCGCGAATACCGGTTGCCGGGACCGTGGAAGCTTCTGGTCACGACGCCCGTCCGCTACATGCGGCCCAGCCATCACCCCAACGACGAGGCGGACACCCAGATGGCGATCGACTACCTGGAGTACTCGCCGGCGGCGAAGGACGCCCGGGAGCGGGCGCGCTCCCACGGCAAGTCCCCGGATCAAACGAAAGGGATCCAAACCTCGGGCCACGGAGCACGAAAGGCGGAGGCGCGATGA
- a CDS encoding ferredoxin — protein sequence MKVSVDLDTCDGNGVCMSICHDVFDVREDGLHVLQDEAPEELRQQLIGAQVSCPTQAITVKD from the coding sequence ATGAAAGTATCGGTCGATCTCGACACCTGCGATGGCAACGGCGTGTGCATGAGCATCTGCCACGACGTGTTCGACGTGCGGGAGGACGGTCTCCACGTGTTGCAGGACGAGGCGCCGGAGGAGCTGCGCCAGCAGTTGATCGGCGCTCAGGTGTCGTGCCCCACGCAGGCAATCACGGTGAAGGACTGA
- a CDS encoding NAD(P)/FAD-dependent oxidoreductase encodes MPSRQLRNVVVVGAGVAGTRAAETLRQEGYDGALTVVGAERYAPYHRPPLSKKFLTGKVHRAGVDLAPQSDMDARVLRGASALTVDMASRTVAVRGDGQDLSLPFDGLVIASGAVPREWPGGAVPDGVLMLRTVDDCLAIRDRLGSRPRVVVVGGGFIGAEVAASCRSIGLETVLIEKGSGPLLSALGEELASRWAGLHRQHGVDLRVGVGVDGFVGNGRVEGVRLTDGSRVAADLVIVGLGVTPATDWLEGSGLRVDDGVICDATGVAEGGTGEVTVVAAGDVARWWHPLYERHLRTEHWDDAGRQGAAAARTLLAGPQDAEPYDEVPYFWSDQYDVKLQMLGVPTDYDAVKIVEGNPDTWEFVAAYGRGGRTIAVLGTISGRVYAYREAIEKRAEFPPSRPD; translated from the coding sequence ATGCCGAGTCGCCAGCTCAGAAACGTTGTCGTCGTCGGTGCCGGCGTGGCGGGCACGCGAGCGGCGGAGACCCTGCGGCAGGAGGGCTATGACGGCGCACTGACCGTCGTGGGCGCCGAGCGGTACGCCCCGTACCATCGCCCCCCGCTGTCCAAGAAGTTCCTCACCGGCAAGGTGCACCGGGCCGGCGTCGACCTCGCGCCCCAGTCCGATATGGATGCGCGCGTTCTGCGCGGCGCATCGGCTCTCACGGTGGACATGGCCTCGCGCACCGTCGCCGTGCGTGGCGACGGCCAGGACCTCTCGCTGCCGTTCGACGGACTGGTGATCGCCAGCGGTGCGGTGCCCCGCGAATGGCCGGGCGGCGCGGTGCCCGACGGCGTGTTGATGCTCCGCACCGTCGACGACTGCCTGGCCATCCGGGACCGGCTGGGCTCGCGTCCGCGGGTCGTGGTTGTCGGCGGCGGGTTCATCGGCGCCGAGGTAGCCGCGAGTTGCCGGTCGATCGGCCTGGAGACGGTGCTGATCGAAAAGGGAAGCGGCCCATTGCTTTCCGCGTTGGGTGAGGAGCTGGCGTCGCGCTGGGCCGGCCTCCACCGCCAACATGGCGTGGACCTGCGGGTCGGCGTGGGCGTCGATGGCTTCGTGGGCAACGGCCGGGTGGAGGGTGTTCGGCTCACCGACGGCTCGCGGGTTGCGGCCGACCTCGTCATCGTCGGGCTCGGGGTGACTCCCGCCACCGACTGGCTGGAGGGCTCCGGACTGCGGGTCGACGACGGCGTGATCTGCGATGCCACCGGGGTGGCCGAGGGCGGCACCGGCGAGGTCACCGTCGTCGCCGCCGGTGACGTCGCGCGCTGGTGGCACCCGCTGTACGAGCGGCACCTGCGTACCGAGCACTGGGACGACGCGGGCCGCCAGGGTGCGGCTGCGGCGCGGACTCTGCTGGCGGGACCGCAGGATGCGGAGCCCTATGACGAGGTGCCTTACTTCTGGTCCGATCAATACGACGTAAAGTTGCAGATGCTGGGCGTGCCAACTGATTACGACGCCGTCAAGATCGTCGAAGGCAATCCGGACACCTGGGAGTTCGTCGCCGCGTACGGGCGGGGCGGTCGCACCATCGCGGTGCTCGGGACGATCTCGGGCCGGGTATATGCCTATCGAGAGGCCATCGAGAAGCGCGCGGAATTTCCGCCGAGCCGACCGGATTAG
- a CDS encoding long chain fatty acid-CoA synthetase Faa4p, producing the protein MVGQCFDIEVTRDADGWMIRIPEISRVTRTTLRGAVELAARKCIATWTGIPIGYVAVHVVSEIG; encoded by the coding sequence ATGGTCGGCCAGTGCTTCGATATCGAAGTCACTCGCGACGCCGACGGGTGGATGATTCGGATTCCCGAGATCAGCAGGGTCACCCGCACCACCCTCCGCGGAGCGGTGGAGCTGGCGGCGCGCAAGTGCATCGCCACCTGGACCGGCATCCCCATCGGTTATGTCGCCGTCCATGTGGTGAGCGAGATCGGTTAG
- a CDS encoding SDR family NAD(P)-dependent oxidoreductase: MSALQGKVALVTGASSGLGAETARLFSRKGATVFGLGRDTARLAEVFADVQNGSYASVDVASAQACREAVEQCVRAFGGLDVLVNVAGQHQMRRTESMTDEDWAHDLAVNLNGPFFLCRAALPHLLERGGNIVNVGSIAGVEGQAYSAGYCAAKHGLVGLTRALAVEYTADRLRVNAVCPGGMLTPQLEHFSAPENPNYDLIMRTASPRGMMQPRDVANVIAFLASDAAAAVHGAVYRVDNGKGAG, translated from the coding sequence GTGTCGGCACTGCAGGGCAAGGTCGCGTTGGTGACCGGTGCGTCGTCGGGTCTCGGCGCTGAGACGGCTCGATTGTTCTCCCGCAAGGGCGCAACGGTTTTCGGCCTCGGCAGGGATACGGCCCGCCTGGCCGAGGTGTTCGCCGACGTCCAAAACGGTTCCTACGCATCGGTGGACGTTGCTTCGGCACAGGCCTGCCGCGAGGCGGTCGAGCAGTGCGTGCGCGCGTTCGGCGGGCTGGACGTCTTGGTCAACGTTGCCGGACAACACCAGATGCGGCGGACGGAGTCGATGACCGACGAGGACTGGGCGCACGACCTCGCGGTCAACCTGAACGGGCCGTTCTTCCTGTGCCGGGCGGCGCTGCCGCACCTGCTGGAGCGTGGTGGCAACATCGTCAACGTGGGCTCCATTGCCGGCGTCGAGGGCCAGGCGTACTCGGCCGGTTACTGCGCCGCCAAGCACGGCCTGGTCGGGCTGACTCGGGCTCTGGCGGTGGAATACACCGCGGACCGCTTGCGCGTCAACGCGGTGTGCCCGGGCGGCATGCTGACCCCGCAGCTCGAACACTTCAGCGCGCCGGAGAACCCGAACTACGACCTGATCATGCGCACGGCGTCGCCGCGCGGCATGATGCAACCCCGTGACGTGGCGAACGTGATCGCCTTCCTCGCCAGCGATGCCGCGGCCGCCGTGCACGGCGCGGTCTATCGCGTCGACAACGGGAAGGGCGCCGGCTAG